A portion of the Streptomyces erythrochromogenes genome contains these proteins:
- a CDS encoding HypC/HybG/HupF family hydrogenase formation chaperone, with amino-acid sequence MCLAVPGRVLDIGEKDGTRMATVDFGGVQKEVCLEYLPDLQVGEYAIVHVGFALQRLDEESARQTLALFEELGMLQEEFGDPWEQAAAQAGADSPWPFADGPFGGEATAPQHVQEEGRP; translated from the coding sequence ATGTGCCTGGCGGTACCCGGCAGAGTGCTTGACATCGGGGAGAAGGACGGCACCCGCATGGCTACCGTCGACTTCGGCGGCGTGCAGAAGGAGGTGTGCCTGGAGTACCTGCCGGACCTTCAGGTGGGCGAGTACGCCATCGTCCACGTCGGCTTCGCCCTCCAGCGCCTCGACGAGGAGTCGGCCCGGCAGACCCTCGCGCTCTTCGAGGAACTCGGCATGCTCCAGGAGGAGTTCGGCGACCCGTGGGAGCAGGCGGCCGCCCAGGCCGGCGCCGACTCCCCCTGGCCCTTCGCCGACGGCCCGTTCGGGGGAGAGGCCACCGCACCCCAGCACGTCCAGGAAGAAGGCCGGCCGTGA
- the hypF gene encoding carbamoyltransferase HypF: MEAVQRRRVTVRGVVQGVGFRPYLYTRATGLGLAGHVTNTPEGVVAEVEGAPAAVSRFCEHLAADAPPLAVVDAVDHHEVPVAGGAGFTIIASRTGGPARTLVSPDVATCADCLAELADPADRRHRHPFITCTHCGPRFTIVTGLPYDRAHTTMARFPMCPDCAREYGDPADRRFHAQPVACPACGPRLTLLTGRTGRPPCETPDEDPIAGARRLLAAGAILAVKGLGGYHLACDATHPGAVAELRRRKARGDKPFALMARDIRDAERYAYIGPEERALLEGGVRPVVLLRRRAGADPGGPAGALAEGVAPRCPDLGVMLPYTPVHHLLLGLPGDPPGPRLLVMTSGNLAGEPIVTDDDEALERLAGLADAWLTHDRPIHVPCDDSVVRVCDGETLTVRRARGYAPLPMTLPLPVPATLAAGGDLKNTFCLGEGRRAWLSAHIGDMDDLATQYALERAERQLESITGVRPVLLAADRHPGYRSAQWARRTTGSRPLVRVQHHHAHIASALAEHGLDGEHPVIGVAFDGTGYGDDGAVWGGEVLLADYAGYTRFAHLGYVPLPGGDAAVHRPYRMALAHLRAAGLARTPDLPCVAACPPDELHVLERQLERGLNCVPTSSMGRLFDAVSSLAGVCHHAGYEAQAAIELEAAALEASAAGPGYAFGLRVPERPGAGPVVADPAPLLTAVVADVRAGREPGLIAAGFHAGVTALVAELCALARERHGLDTVALTGGVFANTLLSSACARTLRASGFTVLRHGRVPPNDGGLSLGQLMVAAAAAPEQYPHHPQQGEAHVPGGTRQSA, translated from the coding sequence ATGGAGGCGGTCCAGCGCCGCCGCGTCACCGTCCGCGGCGTGGTCCAGGGCGTCGGCTTCCGCCCCTACCTCTACACGCGCGCGACCGGGCTCGGCCTCGCCGGGCACGTCACCAACACCCCCGAGGGCGTCGTCGCCGAGGTCGAGGGCGCCCCGGCCGCCGTCTCGCGGTTCTGCGAGCACCTCGCGGCGGACGCGCCCCCGCTGGCGGTCGTGGACGCCGTCGACCACCACGAGGTCCCCGTCGCGGGCGGCGCCGGATTCACCATCATCGCCTCCCGCACCGGTGGCCCCGCGCGCACGCTCGTCTCCCCGGACGTCGCCACCTGCGCCGACTGCCTCGCCGAGCTCGCCGACCCGGCCGACCGGCGCCACCGGCACCCCTTCATCACCTGCACCCACTGCGGGCCGCGGTTCACCATCGTCACCGGGCTGCCCTACGACCGCGCCCACACCACCATGGCCCGCTTCCCCATGTGCCCCGACTGCGCCCGCGAGTACGGCGATCCCGCCGACCGCCGGTTCCACGCCCAGCCGGTCGCCTGCCCGGCCTGCGGCCCCCGGCTGACCCTGCTCACCGGGCGGACCGGGCGGCCCCCCTGCGAGACCCCGGACGAGGACCCGATCGCCGGGGCCCGCCGACTCCTGGCGGCCGGGGCGATCCTCGCCGTCAAGGGCCTCGGCGGCTACCACCTCGCCTGCGACGCCACCCACCCGGGAGCCGTGGCCGAGCTGCGCCGCCGCAAGGCCCGCGGCGACAAGCCCTTCGCCCTCATGGCCCGGGACATCCGCGACGCCGAACGGTACGCCTACATCGGCCCCGAGGAGCGCGCCCTGCTGGAGGGCGGCGTACGGCCCGTCGTGCTGCTGCGCCGCCGCGCCGGCGCGGACCCCGGGGGCCCGGCGGGCGCACTCGCCGAAGGGGTCGCCCCGCGCTGTCCCGACCTCGGCGTGATGCTCCCGTACACCCCGGTCCACCACCTGCTGCTCGGCCTGCCCGGTGACCCGCCCGGCCCCCGCCTGCTCGTCATGACCAGCGGGAACCTCGCCGGGGAGCCCATCGTCACCGACGACGACGAGGCCCTGGAACGGCTCGCCGGCCTCGCCGACGCCTGGCTCACCCACGACCGCCCCATCCACGTGCCGTGCGACGACTCCGTGGTGCGGGTCTGCGACGGCGAGACGCTGACCGTACGGCGCGCCCGCGGCTACGCCCCGCTCCCGATGACACTGCCGCTGCCGGTCCCCGCGACCCTCGCCGCCGGCGGCGACCTGAAGAACACCTTCTGCCTCGGCGAGGGACGCCGCGCCTGGCTGTCCGCCCACATCGGCGACATGGACGACCTCGCCACCCAGTACGCCCTCGAACGCGCCGAGCGGCAGCTGGAGTCCATCACCGGCGTCCGCCCCGTACTCCTCGCGGCGGACCGGCACCCGGGCTACCGCTCCGCCCAGTGGGCGCGGCGCACCACGGGATCCCGCCCGCTCGTCCGCGTGCAGCACCACCACGCGCACATCGCCTCCGCCCTCGCGGAACACGGCCTCGACGGCGAACACCCGGTGATCGGCGTCGCCTTCGACGGCACCGGCTACGGCGACGACGGCGCCGTGTGGGGCGGCGAGGTCCTCCTCGCCGACTACGCCGGCTACACCCGCTTCGCCCACCTCGGCTACGTGCCGCTGCCCGGCGGTGACGCGGCGGTGCACCGCCCGTACCGGATGGCCCTGGCCCATCTGCGGGCCGCAGGCCTGGCCCGCACCCCGGACCTCCCCTGCGTCGCCGCCTGCCCGCCCGACGAACTGCACGTACTGGAACGCCAGTTGGAGCGCGGCCTGAACTGCGTCCCGACCTCCAGCATGGGGCGGCTCTTCGACGCCGTCTCCTCGCTGGCCGGCGTTTGCCACCACGCCGGCTACGAGGCACAGGCCGCGATCGAGCTGGAGGCCGCGGCCCTGGAGGCCTCTGCCGCCGGCCCCGGCTACGCCTTCGGGCTGCGCGTCCCGGAGCGCCCCGGCGCCGGCCCGGTGGTCGCCGACCCGGCGCCGCTGCTGACGGCCGTGGTGGCCGACGTACGCGCGGGCCGGGAACCGGGGCTGATCGCCGCCGGCTTCCACGCCGGCGTCACCGCCCTCGTCGCCGAGCTCTGCGCACTCGCGCGCGAGCGGCACGGCCTGGACACCGTCGCGCTGACCGGCGGCGTCTTCGCCAACACCCTGCTGTCCTCCGCGTGCGCCCGCACCCTGCGGGCCTCCGGGTTCACCGTCCTGCGCCACGGCCGGGTCCCCCCGAACGACGGCGGGCTGTCCCTCGGCCAGCTCATGGTGGCGGCGGCCGCCGCCCCGGAGCAGTACCCGCACCACCCACAGCAAGGAGAAGCCCATGTGCCTGGCGGTACCCGGCAGAGTGCTTGA
- the hypB gene encoding hydrogenase nickel incorporation protein HypB codes for MCRVVDLRQAVLAKNDDAAQALRTGLTARGTTVVNLLSSPGSGKTALLERELLLARERSVPVAALTADLATENDALRLARSGVPVKQVLTDGLCHLEAGMLGRHLDGWLPEDTRILFVENVGNLVCPASYDLGESLRVVLASVTEGEDKPLKYPTAFGLAQLVVVTKTDIAHAVEFDEAAFRANVERVNPGVEIIMTSARRGEGLGLLLDRALAAGDGTGTHTPVMAGRQQAQGHDHGHLHGHDHGHLHGHGHGHDHGADDHHHHHGPGHSHGPDHLPGPDHDHDHDHAHPHPHVRPAAQPR; via the coding sequence ATGTGCCGAGTGGTCGATCTGCGGCAGGCGGTACTCGCCAAGAACGACGACGCCGCCCAGGCCCTGCGCACCGGACTCACCGCCCGCGGTACGACGGTGGTCAACCTGCTCTCCAGCCCCGGCAGCGGCAAGACGGCGCTCCTGGAGCGCGAACTGCTCCTGGCGCGTGAACGATCGGTGCCGGTCGCCGCACTCACCGCGGACCTGGCCACCGAGAACGACGCGCTGCGGCTGGCCCGTTCGGGCGTACCGGTCAAGCAGGTCCTCACGGACGGGCTGTGCCACCTGGAGGCCGGGATGCTCGGCCGGCACCTGGACGGCTGGCTGCCCGAGGACACTCGGATCCTCTTCGTGGAGAACGTGGGGAACCTGGTCTGCCCGGCGAGTTACGACCTGGGGGAGTCGCTGCGGGTGGTGCTCGCCTCGGTGACCGAGGGCGAGGACAAGCCGCTGAAGTACCCGACCGCCTTCGGGCTGGCGCAGCTGGTGGTCGTCACCAAGACCGACATCGCGCACGCCGTCGAATTCGACGAGGCCGCCTTCCGCGCCAACGTCGAACGCGTCAACCCCGGTGTGGAGATCATCATGACCTCGGCCCGCAGGGGCGAGGGCCTCGGGCTCCTGCTCGACCGGGCGCTGGCGGCCGGGGACGGGACCGGGACGCACACCCCGGTGATGGCCGGCCGACAGCAGGCGCAGGGCCACGACCACGGCCACCTGCACGGGCACGACCACGGACACCTGCACGGGCACGGGCACGGTCATGACCACGGGGCCGACGACCATCACCACCACCACGGCCCCGGCCACTCCCACGGCCCGGACCACCTTCCCGGCCCCGATCACGACCACGACCACGATCACGCGCACCCGCACCCGCACGTCCGGCCCGCCGCGCAGCCCCGCTGA
- a CDS encoding hydrogenase maturation nickel metallochaperone HypA/HybF → MHEMSIAMAVVGQVEEAAAAAGAHAVTSVRLRVGELAGVVPDALAFCFELACAGTVLDGAELVTESVAARARCATCPGTWAVGMPPELCCPGCGRATDVELLSGRELEILSVRWEDGPAGARTREPIPEEA, encoded by the coding sequence ATGCACGAGATGTCGATCGCCATGGCCGTCGTGGGCCAGGTGGAAGAAGCCGCCGCGGCGGCCGGCGCGCACGCCGTCACGTCCGTACGGCTCCGGGTGGGCGAGCTGGCGGGGGTGGTGCCCGACGCGCTGGCCTTCTGCTTCGAACTGGCCTGTGCCGGAACGGTTCTCGACGGCGCCGAGCTCGTCACCGAATCCGTGGCGGCCCGCGCCCGCTGCGCGACCTGCCCCGGCACCTGGGCCGTGGGGATGCCCCCCGAGCTGTGCTGCCCCGGATGCGGCAGGGCCACGGACGTGGAACTGCTGTCGGGCCGCGAGCTGGAGATCCTCAGCGTCCGCTGGGAGGACGGCCCCGCCGGCGCCCGTACCCGCGAACCGATTCCCGAGGAGGCCTGA
- a CDS encoding DUF6893 family small protein, producing MKKAVISGAALAALAAVVLQVLPDLRRYLRMRRM from the coding sequence ATGAAGAAGGCTGTCATCAGCGGGGCCGCTCTCGCCGCCCTCGCCGCCGTCGTGCTCCAGGTCCTTCCCGACCTCAGGCGCTACCTGCGCATGCGCCGGATGTGA
- a CDS encoding hydrogenase maturation protease: protein MSPKVLIAGIGNVFLGDDGFGVETVRALSAHPLPDGVEVVDFGVRGVHLAYQLLDGYDTLVLVDATARGSAPGTLYLIEAEAETGAGAGAGADAGAGTQAAGPGEGPVLDGHHMSPDTVLALLGALCAGTGATPPRRTLVLGCEPACVEEGIGLSAPVAAAVPEAVRMALDLLDRPAPDEAGAPRRELRRTP, encoded by the coding sequence GTGAGCCCCAAGGTCCTGATCGCGGGCATCGGCAACGTCTTCCTCGGCGACGACGGCTTCGGCGTGGAGACCGTGCGGGCCCTTTCCGCGCACCCCCTGCCCGACGGGGTCGAGGTGGTCGACTTCGGCGTGCGCGGGGTCCACCTCGCCTACCAGCTCCTCGACGGCTACGACACGCTCGTCCTGGTCGACGCCACCGCCCGCGGCAGCGCACCGGGCACCCTCTACCTCATCGAGGCGGAGGCGGAGACGGGCGCCGGTGCGGGTGCCGGTGCCGATGCGGGTGCCGGCACGCAGGCAGCAGGACCCGGCGAAGGGCCCGTGCTCGACGGCCACCACATGTCGCCCGACACCGTCCTCGCCCTGCTGGGCGCCCTGTGCGCCGGAACCGGCGCCACCCCTCCGCGGCGCACGCTGGTCCTCGGCTGTGAACCGGCCTGCGTCGAGGAGGGCATCGGACTGAGCGCGCCCGTGGCCGCCGCGGTACCGGAGGCCGTCCGCATGGCCCTCGACCTGCTCGACCGTCCGGCTCCCGACGAAGCCGGCGCACCCCGCCGTGAACTGAGGAGAACCCCATGA
- a CDS encoding DUF6084 family protein: MTGFGFTCTGVRADPYAAGPTLVFRLRVTADPDTRVHALALRCQIRIEPARRGYGPAEAEGLADLFGERSRWGSTLQPVQFAMVSVMVPGFTGETEADLVVPCTYDMDIAATRYFEALQDGEVPLLMLFSGTAFTGDGGFRVEPVPWDREAAYRMPVAVWREMVEQHFPGCGWLRLPADTMAELLAYRSRHALASWEATVRALLDAADPAQPPPPGAVRLGALRPRLTERTAP; encoded by the coding sequence ATGACGGGCTTCGGCTTCACCTGCACCGGGGTGCGGGCCGACCCGTACGCCGCCGGCCCCACCCTCGTCTTCCGGCTGCGCGTCACCGCCGACCCGGACACCCGCGTGCACGCCCTCGCCCTGCGCTGCCAGATCCGCATCGAACCGGCCCGGCGCGGCTACGGCCCCGCCGAGGCGGAGGGCCTCGCCGACCTGTTCGGCGAACGCTCCCGGTGGGGCTCCACGCTCCAGCCGGTGCAGTTCGCCATGGTGTCGGTGATGGTGCCAGGCTTCACCGGGGAGACCGAGGCGGACCTCGTCGTGCCCTGCACCTACGACATGGACATCGCCGCGACCCGGTACTTCGAAGCCCTCCAGGACGGCGAAGTCCCGCTGCTGATGCTGTTCTCCGGCACCGCCTTCACCGGCGACGGCGGCTTCCGGGTCGAGCCGGTGCCCTGGGACCGCGAAGCCGCGTACCGGATGCCCGTGGCCGTCTGGCGCGAGATGGTCGAGCAGCACTTCCCCGGGTGCGGCTGGCTCCGGCTGCCGGCCGACACCATGGCCGAGCTGCTCGCCTACCGCTCCCGCCACGCGCTCGCCTCCTGGGAGGCGACCGTACGCGCCCTGCTGGACGCGGCCGACCCCGCGCAGCCGCCCCCGCCCGGGGCCGTCCGGCTGGGTGCGCTGCGTCCGCGCCTCACCGAGAGGACCGCCCCGTGA
- a CDS encoding DUF5947 family protein, producing the protein MSGPALRTGGPRGLRRFAGPRPPRPETCELCGVAVPPDGHRHLVETEKRTLVCACTACSLLFDRPGARTGRYRAVPDRYLTDPDHRLDAGVWERLQIPVGVAFFFRNAALDRLVALYPSPAGATESELDPQTWQQVLDGGPLAALLEPDTEALLVHRWEGRSGCYLVPIDVCYELVGRMRMLWQGFDGGAEARAALGAFFDDVERRARPVAPANPAGDRS; encoded by the coding sequence GTGAGCGGGCCCGCCCTGCGTACGGGGGGCCCGCGCGGGCTGCGCCGGTTCGCCGGCCCGCGCCCGCCCCGGCCCGAGACCTGCGAGCTGTGCGGGGTGGCGGTGCCCCCGGACGGGCACCGCCACCTGGTGGAGACCGAGAAGCGGACGCTGGTCTGCGCCTGCACCGCCTGCTCGCTGCTGTTCGACCGGCCCGGCGCCCGGACCGGCCGCTACCGGGCGGTCCCCGACCGGTACCTGACCGACCCGGACCACCGGCTCGACGCCGGGGTGTGGGAACGGCTCCAGATCCCCGTCGGCGTCGCCTTCTTCTTCCGCAACGCCGCACTGGACCGGCTGGTCGCCCTCTACCCCAGCCCGGCCGGGGCGACCGAGAGCGAACTCGATCCGCAGACCTGGCAGCAGGTCCTCGACGGCGGGCCCCTGGCCGCCCTGCTCGAACCCGACACGGAAGCCCTGCTCGTGCACCGCTGGGAGGGCCGCTCCGGCTGCTACCTCGTGCCGATCGACGTCTGTTACGAACTGGTCGGCCGGATGCGGATGCTGTGGCAGGGCTTCGACGGAGGGGCCGAGGCCCGGGCCGCCCTCGGCGCCTTCTTCGACGACGTCGAACGGCGGGCCAGGCCCGTGGCCCCCGCAAACCCCGCGGGGGACCGGTCATGA
- a CDS encoding nickel-dependent hydrogenase large subunit, with the protein MAANTKAAGDGSGLVEMAWDPITRIVGSLGIHTKIDFKQKRVAECYSTSSVFRGYSVFMRGKDPRDAHFITSRICGICGDNHATCSVYAQNMAYGVKPPHLGEWIINLGESAEYMFDHNIFQENLVGVDYCEKMVRETNPGVLELAERTEAPHAGDHGYRTIADIMRSLNPIEGEFYREALQVSRYTREMFCLMEGRHVHPSTLYPGGVGTVASVQLFTDYMSRLMRYVEFMKRVVPLHDDLFDFFYEALPGYEEVGRRRVLLGCWGALNDPEHCDFTYANMTEWGRKMFVTPGVVVDGKLVTNDLTEINLGIRILLGSSYYDDWEGKEQFVTHDPLGNPVDPRHPWNQHTIPAPQKRNFDDKYSWVMSPRWFDGKDHLALDTGGGPIARLWSTALSGLVDVGYVKATGHSVVINLPRTMTKPETRFEWKIPKWSNALERNRARTYFQAYAAGIALHCAEMGLAEVRAGRTQTWEKFEVPDESIGVGFTEAVRGVLSHHMVIRDGKIANYHPYPPTPWNASTRDTFGTPGPYEDAVQNTPIFEENTPENFKGIDIMRAVRSFDPCLPCGVHMYVGGGKTVKTMHVPTGLSGLGG; encoded by the coding sequence ATGGCAGCGAACACGAAGGCGGCCGGTGACGGCAGCGGCCTGGTGGAGATGGCCTGGGATCCGATCACGCGGATCGTCGGCAGCCTCGGCATCCACACGAAGATCGACTTCAAGCAGAAGCGCGTCGCGGAGTGCTACAGCACCTCGTCGGTCTTCCGCGGCTACAGCGTCTTCATGCGCGGCAAGGACCCCCGCGACGCGCACTTCATCACCAGCCGCATCTGCGGGATCTGCGGCGACAACCACGCCACCTGTTCCGTCTACGCGCAGAACATGGCCTACGGGGTGAAGCCGCCGCACCTCGGCGAGTGGATCATCAACCTGGGCGAGTCCGCGGAGTACATGTTCGACCACAACATCTTCCAGGAGAACCTGGTCGGGGTCGACTACTGCGAGAAGATGGTCCGCGAGACCAACCCCGGCGTCCTGGAACTGGCCGAGCGCACCGAGGCCCCGCACGCCGGCGACCACGGCTACCGCACCATCGCCGACATCATGCGCTCCCTCAACCCCATCGAGGGCGAGTTCTACCGCGAGGCCCTCCAGGTCAGCCGCTACACGCGCGAGATGTTCTGCCTGATGGAGGGGCGCCACGTGCACCCCTCCACGCTCTACCCGGGAGGCGTCGGCACCGTCGCCTCCGTCCAGCTCTTCACGGACTACATGAGCCGGCTCATGCGCTACGTCGAGTTCATGAAGCGCGTCGTCCCGCTCCACGACGACCTCTTCGACTTCTTCTACGAGGCCCTGCCCGGCTACGAGGAGGTCGGCCGCCGCCGGGTGCTCCTGGGCTGCTGGGGCGCGCTCAACGACCCCGAGCACTGCGACTTCACCTACGCCAACATGACCGAGTGGGGACGGAAGATGTTCGTCACCCCGGGCGTCGTCGTGGACGGCAAACTCGTCACCAACGACCTCACCGAGATCAACCTCGGCATCCGCATCCTGCTCGGCAGCTCGTACTACGACGACTGGGAGGGCAAGGAGCAGTTCGTCACGCACGACCCGCTCGGCAACCCGGTCGACCCCCGCCACCCGTGGAACCAGCACACCATCCCGGCCCCGCAGAAGCGCAACTTCGACGACAAGTACAGCTGGGTGATGTCACCCCGCTGGTTCGACGGCAAGGACCACCTCGCCCTCGACACCGGCGGCGGCCCCATCGCCCGCCTGTGGTCCACGGCCCTGTCCGGCCTCGTCGACGTCGGCTACGTCAAGGCCACCGGGCACAGCGTCGTCATCAACCTGCCCCGCACGATGACCAAGCCCGAGACCCGCTTCGAGTGGAAGATCCCGAAGTGGAGCAACGCGCTGGAGCGCAACCGCGCCCGCACCTACTTCCAGGCGTACGCGGCCGGCATCGCCCTGCACTGCGCCGAGATGGGCCTCGCCGAGGTCCGCGCGGGACGCACCCAGACCTGGGAGAAGTTCGAGGTGCCGGACGAGTCCATCGGCGTCGGCTTCACCGAGGCCGTCCGGGGCGTCCTCTCGCACCACATGGTCATCCGCGACGGCAAGATCGCCAACTACCACCCCTACCCGCCGACGCCGTGGAACGCCAGCACCCGCGACACCTTCGGCACGCCCGGACCGTACGAGGACGCCGTGCAGAACACCCCGATCTTCGAGGAGAACACCCCGGAGAACTTCAAGGGCATCGACATCATGCGCGCCGTGCGCAGCTTCGACCCCTGCCTGCCCTGCGGCGTCCACATGTACGTCGGCGGCGGCAAGACCGTGAAGACGATGCACGTTCCCACCGGCCTGAGCGGACTGGGCGGATGA
- a CDS encoding NADH-quinone oxidoreductase subunit B family protein codes for MAAVTKDPVEDPVIHILWINAGLSCDGDSVSLTAAMQPSIEEIVTGTLPGLPKIAVHWPLIDFECGPVGGADTFIEWFFKGERGEIDPFVLVVEGSIPNESIKPEGYWCGFGDDPATGQPITTSEWIDRLAPKALAVVAIGTCATYGGIHAMEGNPTGAMGVPDYLGWDWKSQAGIPIVCVPGCPIQPDNFSETLTYLLYQAAGSAPMIPLDDKLRPTWLFGATVHEGCDRAGYYEQGQFAHTYDSPKCLVKLGCWGPVVKCNVPKRGWMNGIGGCPNVGGICIACTMPGFPDKFMPFMDEPPGARVSVTASGAYGVLIRKLRSVTAHTVDEEPKWRRAGRSLTTGYRPPW; via the coding sequence ATGGCCGCAGTGACGAAGGACCCGGTCGAAGACCCCGTGATCCACATTCTCTGGATCAACGCGGGCCTGAGCTGCGACGGCGACTCCGTGTCCCTGACGGCGGCGATGCAGCCGAGCATCGAGGAGATCGTCACCGGCACCCTGCCGGGTCTCCCCAAGATCGCCGTGCATTGGCCCCTGATCGACTTCGAATGCGGCCCGGTCGGCGGCGCGGACACCTTCATCGAGTGGTTCTTCAAGGGCGAGCGCGGCGAGATCGACCCGTTCGTCCTCGTCGTCGAGGGCTCGATCCCCAACGAGTCGATCAAGCCCGAGGGCTACTGGTGCGGGTTCGGCGACGACCCGGCGACCGGCCAGCCCATCACCACCAGCGAGTGGATCGACCGGCTGGCACCCAAGGCCCTCGCCGTCGTCGCCATCGGCACCTGCGCCACGTACGGCGGCATCCACGCGATGGAGGGCAACCCGACGGGCGCCATGGGCGTGCCCGACTACCTGGGCTGGGACTGGAAGTCGCAGGCCGGCATCCCCATCGTGTGCGTGCCCGGCTGCCCGATCCAGCCGGACAACTTCTCGGAGACCCTGACCTACCTGCTCTACCAGGCGGCCGGCTCGGCCCCGATGATCCCCCTCGACGACAAGCTGCGCCCCACCTGGCTGTTCGGCGCGACCGTGCACGAGGGCTGCGACCGCGCCGGCTACTACGAGCAGGGCCAGTTCGCCCACACCTACGACTCCCCGAAGTGCCTGGTCAAGCTGGGCTGCTGGGGTCCCGTCGTGAAGTGCAACGTCCCCAAGCGCGGCTGGATGAACGGCATCGGCGGCTGCCCCAATGTCGGCGGCATCTGCATCGCCTGCACCATGCCCGGCTTCCCCGACAAGTTCATGCCCTTCATGGACGAGCCCCCCGGCGCGAGGGTCTCCGTGACCGCGAGCGGGGCGTACGGGGTGCTGATCCGCAAGCTCCGCTCGGTCACCGCCCACACCGTGGACGAGGAGCCGAAGTGGCGGCGTGCCGGACGGAGCCTGACCACGGGCTACCGCCCGCCCTGGTGA